In one window of Macrotis lagotis isolate mMagLag1 chromosome 5, bilby.v1.9.chrom.fasta, whole genome shotgun sequence DNA:
- the PLN gene encoding phospholamban, with translation MEKVQYLTRSAIRRASTIEMPQQARQNLQELFINFCLILICLLLICIIVMLL, from the coding sequence ATGGAGAAAGTCCAGTACCTCACCCGCTCTGCCATAAGAAGAGCTTCAACTATAGAAATGCCCCAACAAGCACGTCAAAATCTCCAGGAACTCTTTATAAATTTTTGTCTCATACTAATATGTCTCTTGCTTATCTGCATCATTGTGATGCTCCTCTGA